One genomic region from Corvus cornix cornix isolate S_Up_H32 unplaced genomic scaffold, ASM73873v5 scaffold15, whole genome shotgun sequence encodes:
- the LOC120412136 gene encoding circumsporozoite protein-like, which produces MGGHKGTLRSWKVMRGFGEYRSFLIFLMLILLGKSFSITGTKAAFVPSGHIRLGSSVQLSVYMTLHSITHITLLTYMAQFRVFGWFGDAIAITVTIVPEYHCFYLPFLGAYTLCAPAGPAPLSSAASGSSGEQQRHQQRHREQQREQQRHRNSSGTGNSSGSGNGSGNSSGNSTRNSSGNSSGNSSGNSSRTSSGNSSGTGNSSGSGNSSGNSSGNSTGNSSGTSSGNSSGTGNSSGNSSGTGNSSGTGNSSGNSSGNSSGSGNSTGNSSGTGNSTGNSSGTAVAAANSSGNSSGNSSGTGNSSGNSSGNSSGSGNSSGNSSGTTSGTSSGNSSGTSSGTGNSREQ; this is translated from the exons ATGGGGGGGCACAAGGGCACTTTGAGGTCATGGAAGGTGATGAGGGGCTTTGGGGAGTACAGGAG cttcctcatcttcctcatgCTCATCCTGCTGGGCAAGTCCTTTTCCATTACAGGTACCAAGGCGG CGTTTGTGCCCTCGGGCCACATCAGACTGGGGAGCTCTGTCCAGCTCTCTGTGTACATGACCCTGCACAGCATCACCCACATCACCCTGCTCACCTACATGGCCCAG TTCAGGGTCTTCGGCTGGTTCGGTGATGCCATCGCCATCACTGTCACCATTGTCCCTGAGTACCACTGCTTCTACCTCCCCTTCCTTGGGGCTTATACCCTCTG CGCCCCCGCGGGCCCCGCCCCGCTCAGCAGCGCCGCGAGCGGCAGCAGCGGGGAACAGCAGCGGCATCAGCAGCGGCACCGGGAACAGCAGCGGGAACAGCAGCGGCACCGGAACAGCAGCGGCACCGGGAACAGCAGCGGCAGCGGGAACGGCAGCGGGAACAGCAGCGGCAACAGCACCAGGAACAGCAGTGGGAACAGCAGCGGGAACAGCAGCGGGAACAGCAGCCGCACCAGCAGCGGCAACAGCAGCGGTACCGGGAACAGCAGCGGCAGCGGGAACAGCAGCGGGAACAGCAGCGGCAACAGCACTGGGAACAGCAGCGGCACCAGCAGCGGGAACAGCAGCGGCACCGGGAACAGCAGCGGCAACAGCAGCGGCACCGGGAACAGCAGCGGCACCGGGAACAGCAGCGGCAACAGCAGCGGGAACAGCAGTGGCAGCGGGAACAGCACCGGGAACAGCAGCGGCACCGGGAACAGCACCGGGAACAGCAGCGGCACAGCAGTGGCAGCGGCAAACAGCAGCGGCAACAGCAGCGGCAACAGCAGCGGCACCGGGAACAGCAGCGGCAACAGCAGCGGGAACAGCAGTGGCAGCGGGAACAGCAGCGGGAACAGCAGCGGCACCACCAGCGGCACCAGCAGCGGGAACAGCAGCGGCACCAGCAGCGGCACCGGGAACAGCAGGGAACAGTAG
- the LOC120412137 gene encoding LOW QUALITY PROTEIN: histone H3-like centromeric protein A (The sequence of the model RefSeq protein was modified relative to this genomic sequence to represent the inferred CDS: inserted 2 bases in 1 codon) produces MDFVDICNPQLTPTGHREALGATGTMLGATGRYWNHAGSPPAPPDAWTCPDPALGSASPCPAPSPPPDGAAAPSPPSPRPRARRRRPGQRALQEIRRYQSSTRLLLRXWPFARLVRELCLLFTRGVDYRWQRMALLALQEAAEAFTVRLLEDAYLCSLHARRVTLFPKDLQLARRLRGLEGGGI; encoded by the exons ATGGATTTTGTGGACATCTGCAACCCTCAACTGACCCCCACTGGCCACAGGGAGGCACTGGGAGCTACTGGGACTATGCTGGGAGCAACTGGAAGATACTGGAACCATG CCGgctcccctccagccccgcCGGACGCCTGGACTTGCCCTGACCCCGCGTTGGGCTCGGCCTCGCCATGCCCCGCCCCAAGCCCACCCCCCGACGGCGCGgccgcccccagccccccaTCGCCCCGGCCGCGGGCACGCA GGCGCCGCCCGGGTCAGCGAGCACTGCAGGAGATCCGCAGGTACCAGAGCAGCACCCGCCTGCTGCTGCG CTGGCCCTTCGCCCGCCTG gtgcgggagctctgcctgctcttcaCCCGGGGGGTCGATTACCGCTGGCAGCGCAtggccctgctggcactgcaggag gcagcagaggcCTTCACTGTGCGGCTGCTGGAGGACGCGTACCTGTGCTCGCTGCATGCCCGCCGAGTCACCCTGTTCCCCAAGGATCTGCAGCTGGCCCGGCGCCTGCGGGGCCTCGAGGGGGGGGGCATCTGA